A region from the Deltaproteobacteria bacterium genome encodes:
- the map gene encoding type I methionyl aminopeptidase has protein sequence MIILKHPDEVEKLYRANQIVAHLLEMLKEKIEPGVTTEELDRIAEEYIVSRKARPAFKGYRGYPATLCTSINDRVVHGIPSREELKEGDLVSLDVGVVLDGYYGDAAKTFPVMKVSKEADRLIRVTEESLYRGIGKASEGNRLFDISHEIQQYVEGHSFSVVRAFVGHGIGRSLHEEPQIPNFGQPNRGPRLKKGMVLAIEPMVNMGDWEVKILSDTWTAVTADGSLSAHFEHTIAILDHETRILSRAA, from the coding sequence ATGATCATTCTGAAACATCCTGATGAGGTGGAGAAACTCTACCGTGCCAACCAGATCGTAGCCCACCTTCTGGAGATGTTGAAAGAGAAGATCGAGCCCGGGGTTACTACGGAGGAACTGGACCGGATCGCGGAGGAATATATTGTCAGCCGGAAGGCCCGGCCCGCCTTCAAAGGATACCGGGGATATCCGGCGACGTTATGTACGTCCATCAACGACCGGGTGGTTCACGGAATTCCTTCCAGAGAGGAATTGAAGGAAGGGGACCTGGTCAGTCTGGATGTCGGGGTGGTTCTTGATGGTTATTACGGGGATGCGGCAAAAACCTTTCCCGTTATGAAGGTCTCGAAAGAGGCGGATCGTCTGATCCGGGTTACCGAAGAATCTCTCTATCGAGGGATCGGCAAGGCGAGTGAGGGAAATCGCCTGTTTGATATTTCTCATGAGATTCAGCAGTATGTGGAGGGCCATTCGTTCTCTGTTGTTCGGGCGTTTGTCGGACACGGGATCGGTCGGAGTCTTCATGAAGAGCCGCAGATTCCGAATTTCGGGCAGCCGAACCGGGGTCCCCGGTTGAAAAAAGGAATGGTTCTGGCCATTGAACCGATGGTGAACATGGGAGACTGGGAGGTCAAAATTCTGTCCGATACCTGGACCGCGGTCACGGCGGACGGGAGTCTTTCCGCTCATTTTGAACACACGATTGCGATCCTGGATCACGAGACGCGTATCCTGAGTCGTGCAGCATAA
- the rpsK gene encoding 30S ribosomal protein S11 — translation MADPKKKGGRKKKEKKNILNAVAHIKASFNNTIVTISDVSGNVISWATAGGQGFKGSRKSTPFAAQLAAEDAAKKAMEHGVRKVEVLVKGPGIGRESAIRALQATGLDITLIRDVTPIPHNGCRPPKRRRV, via the coding sequence ATGGCAGATCCGAAAAAGAAAGGCGGCCGCAAGAAGAAAGAAAAGAAGAATATTCTCAATGCGGTTGCACACATCAAGGCATCTTTCAACAATACCATTGTCACCATCTCCGACGTTTCGGGGAATGTGATCTCCTGGGCGACCGCCGGCGGGCAGGGCTTTAAGGGGAGCCGGAAAAGCACCCCGTTTGCAGCGCAGTTGGCGGCGGAAGATGCCGCGAAGAAAGCGATGGAGCATGGTGTCCGCAAGGTGGAGGTTCTGGTGAAGGGGCCGGGGATCGGGCGGGAGTCGGCCATCCGGGCCCTTCAGGCGACCGGCCTGGACATTACCCTGATTCGGGATGTTACGCCCATTCCCCATAATGGATGCCGTCCACCGAAGCGCCGCCGGGTATAA
- the infA gene encoding translation initiation factor IF-1, with the protein MAKENAIEVEGTVLEPLPNAMFRVELENGHKVLAHISGKMRLHYIKILPGDKVKVELSPYDLSRGRIVYRHKG; encoded by the coding sequence ATGGCAAAAGAAAATGCAATCGAGGTTGAAGGCACGGTGCTGGAGCCGCTTCCCAACGCCATGTTCCGGGTGGAACTGGAAAACGGTCATAAAGTGCTGGCCCACATTTCCGGAAAGATGCGGTTGCATTATATCAAGATCCTGCCTGGGGACAAGGTCAAGGTGGAACTTTCCCCCTATGACCTGAGTCGTGGAAGGATCGTCTATCGGCACAAGGGATAA
- the rpsQ gene encoding 30S ribosomal protein S17 produces the protein MEKKRNKKNLQGIVVSDKMDKTVVVTVQRSTQHPLYKKIVRRDKRYKAHDERNECRIGDTVKIMECRPFSRDKHFRVVQIVERAK, from the coding sequence ATGGAAAAGAAACGGAATAAAAAGAACCTTCAGGGGATAGTGGTGAGTGACAAGATGGACAAGACCGTTGTGGTTACGGTTCAGCGGTCGACGCAGCATCCTCTCTATAAGAAGATTGTACGGCGGGACAAACGGTACAAGGCACATGACGAGCGAAACGAATGCCGGATCGGCGACACCGTAAAGATTATGGAATGCCGACCGTTCAGCCGGGACAAGCATTTTCGTGTTGTGCAGATTGTCGAACGAGCCAAGTAA
- the rpsD gene encoding 30S ribosomal protein S4, producing the protein MARYKGPVCRLCRREGEKLFLKGERCFKDKCSMERRSYAPGQHGQRRSKVSDYGVQLREKQKVRRIYGVLEKQFRSYFYQADRKKGVTGENLLRILESRLDNVVYRLCLADSRAESRHFIRHGHFHLNGKKVNIPSLQVRPGDVISISPKSNKVERIKVCFSAVDRRGVPQWIEADKKDMKGVIHHLPTREEIPLPVREQLIVELYSK; encoded by the coding sequence TTGGCACGATATAAAGGTCCGGTCTGCAGGCTGTGCCGCAGAGAGGGTGAAAAATTGTTTTTGAAAGGGGAGCGCTGCTTCAAGGATAAATGCAGTATGGAGCGCCGGAGTTATGCACCGGGACAGCATGGGCAGCGTCGTTCAAAGGTCTCCGATTACGGTGTACAGCTTCGCGAGAAACAGAAGGTGCGCAGGATCTACGGGGTCTTGGAGAAACAGTTCCGCTCTTACTTTTATCAGGCGGATCGCAAGAAAGGGGTCACCGGGGAAAACCTTCTCCGGATACTGGAATCTCGTCTGGACAATGTGGTTTACCGCCTCTGCCTTGCCGACTCCCGGGCGGAATCGAGACACTTCATCCGGCACGGCCATTTTCACCTCAACGGCAAAAAGGTAAATATCCCCTCATTGCAAGTGCGTCCCGGGGATGTGATTTCCATTTCTCCGAAAAGCAACAAGGTGGAACGGATCAAGGTCTGTTTCTCAGCGGTGGACCGCCGTGGAGTTCCGCAGTGGATCGAAGCCGACAAAAAAGATATGAAGGGCGTGATTCACCACCTTCCCACACGGGAAGAGATTCCCTTGCCCGTTCGTGAACAGCTGATCGTAGAACTCTATTCCAAGTAA
- the rplN gene encoding 50S ribosomal protein L14: MIQTQSILKVADNSGAKKVMCVRVLGGSKVRYAGVGDVIVASVKEAMPRGNTKKGTLVRAVIVRTKKSVKRKDGTSIRFDENAAVLINPQKEPIGTRIFGPVTRELRGKNFMRIVSLAPEVL, encoded by the coding sequence ATGATCCAGACGCAAAGTATATTGAAAGTCGCGGATAATTCCGGTGCGAAAAAAGTGATGTGTGTTCGTGTGCTGGGAGGCTCCAAAGTTCGCTATGCCGGTGTCGGTGATGTCATTGTGGCCAGCGTAAAGGAAGCCATGCCGAGGGGGAATACCAAGAAAGGCACCTTGGTCCGTGCCGTAATCGTTCGGACCAAGAAGTCCGTGAAGCGCAAGGATGGAACCAGCATTCGTTTCGATGAGAACGCAGCGGTTCTCATCAACCCGCAGAAGGAGCCGATCGGAACCCGTATTTTCGGGCCGGTGACCCGTGAATTGCGGGGGAAAAATTTTATGCGTATCGTTTCGCTGGCGCCGGAGGTTCTTTGA
- the rplE gene encoding 50S ribosomal protein L5 yields MARLIEIYKNEIVPSLMKQFAYSSIMQVPKITKIVVNVGMGEAIQNPKLLDSSVEELRMITGQQPVVTLARKSIANFKLREGMAIGCKVTLRKRIMYEFLDRLINTSIPRIRDFRGVSGKAFDGRGNYSLGLTEQIIFPEVKYDKVEKIHGMDIVIVTTAKSDEEAKALLAGFNMPFRK; encoded by the coding sequence ATGGCCAGGTTAATCGAGATCTACAAAAATGAAATTGTACCTTCCCTGATGAAGCAGTTTGCCTATTCAAGCATCATGCAGGTGCCGAAGATTACGAAGATTGTGGTGAATGTCGGGATGGGGGAAGCGATCCAGAATCCGAAACTGCTGGACTCTTCGGTGGAGGAGTTACGGATGATCACCGGACAGCAGCCCGTGGTTACGCTGGCCCGGAAATCGATCGCAAACTTCAAACTGCGTGAAGGGATGGCAATCGGTTGCAAGGTGACTTTGCGCAAGAGGATCATGTATGAATTCCTGGATCGCCTGATTAATACCTCCATCCCCCGTATTCGGGACTTCCGGGGGGTATCCGGAAAGGCATTTGACGGACGCGGGAATTATTCTCTGGGGCTGACGGAACAGATCATTTTCCCGGAGGTCAAATATGACAAGGTCGAGAAGATCCACGGCATGGATATCGTGATCGTTACGACCGCCAAGAGTGATGAAGAGGCCAAGGCCCTGCTGGCCGGCTTCAATATGCCCTTCCGGAAATAG
- a CDS encoding 50S ribosomal protein L24 translates to MTKLKNHIKKNDMAEVIAGKEKGKRGKVLLVAPERGRVLVEKLNMIKRHTKPNEQNQQGGIIEKEATLHVSNVMPVCRKCDAPVRIRHKILENKKKVRICAKCGEPFDKV, encoded by the coding sequence ATGACGAAACTCAAGAATCATATCAAGAAGAACGATATGGCGGAAGTGATTGCCGGGAAAGAGAAGGGAAAACGGGGCAAGGTTCTGCTGGTCGCCCCGGAGCGTGGCCGGGTCCTGGTGGAAAAGCTGAATATGATTAAACGGCATACGAAGCCGAATGAGCAGAACCAGCAGGGCGGGATTATTGAAAAGGAGGCAACGCTCCACGTGTCGAATGTCATGCCCGTTTGCCGGAAGTGTGATGCTCCCGTTCGGATCCGCCATAAGATACTCGAAAACAAAAAAAAGGTACGGATTTGCGCAAAGTGCGGCGAACCCTTTGACAAGGTCTGA
- a CDS encoding adenylate kinase, which yields MRLILLGPPGAGKGTQAKKLVEKYGIPQISTGDILREAVKNGTPLGKEAKSYMDKGELVTDAIVVGIIRDRLQEKDCEKGYILDGFPRTVPQADELKKALSEMGQSIDAVLSIVVANDELIKRLTGRRTCKECGAGYHLLFKPPAQEGVCDQCRGPLFQRDDDKEETIKNRLAVYNEQTEPLINYYKNDGALVDIEGTGGIDEIFARICAVIEK from the coding sequence ATGCGATTGATTCTTTTAGGACCTCCCGGAGCCGGGAAGGGAACACAGGCGAAAAAGTTAGTGGAAAAATACGGAATTCCACAGATCTCAACGGGGGATATCCTCCGGGAAGCGGTCAAGAACGGGACCCCACTCGGGAAAGAAGCAAAATCCTACATGGACAAGGGCGAACTGGTAACGGATGCCATCGTTGTCGGGATCATCCGGGACCGGTTGCAGGAAAAGGATTGTGAAAAAGGATACATCCTGGATGGCTTTCCCCGTACCGTACCGCAGGCGGATGAGCTGAAAAAGGCCTTAAGCGAAATGGGCCAGTCGATTGACGCCGTTCTTTCCATTGTTGTTGCAAATGATGAACTGATCAAGCGGCTCACGGGCCGCCGGACCTGTAAGGAGTGCGGAGCCGGATACCATCTTCTCTTCAAGCCGCCGGCGCAAGAAGGGGTCTGTGATCAGTGCCGGGGTCCCCTGTTTCAGCGGGATGACGATAAGGAAGAGACCATTAAAAACCGGCTTGCCGTTTATAATGAGCAGACCGAGCCACTGATCAACTACTATAAGAATGACGGAGCCTTGGTGGATATCGAAGGGACGGGCGGGATTGATGAGATTTTTGCCCGCATCTGTGCGGTGATTGAGAAGTAA
- the secY gene encoding preprotein translocase subunit SecY: MLGNLQNIFKVPELKRRILFTLGFLAIYRVGCHVPIPGINARALEEFFQAQQGGILGLVSMFSGGALRRMTVFALGIMPYISASIILQLLQAVIPSLDELAKEGAVGRKKITQYTRYGTIILSLVQGAGIAIGLQGTTSPSGAPLVPHPGSTFLIFTVITLVAGTSFIMWLGEQITERGIGNGISLIIFAGIVAAMPSAVALTVNMVRGGIMQPYVVMVILVVAVSVIGAIIFMENGFRKVPVQYAKRMVGRKAYGGSSTHIPLKINTAGVIPPIFASSIILFPATIARMVDYPWAQAVAASMRPGSIFYNIIYVGFIIFFCFFYTAIMFNPVDVADNMKKQGGFIPGIRPGKNTSDYLDRVLSRVTFIGAIYLSAVCVLPMFLIQKLNIPFYFGGTSLLIVVGVALDTLRQVESHLLQRHYDGFLKTGRLRDRRGH; this comes from the coding sequence TTGCTCGGAAATCTGCAAAACATATTCAAGGTACCGGAACTTAAACGAAGAATCCTGTTTACCCTTGGATTTTTAGCGATCTATCGTGTCGGTTGTCATGTCCCGATCCCGGGAATTAACGCACGGGCGCTGGAGGAATTTTTCCAGGCTCAGCAGGGCGGTATTCTCGGATTGGTCAGTATGTTTTCCGGTGGGGCGCTTCGGCGAATGACGGTCTTTGCCCTGGGGATCATGCCCTACATCAGCGCATCCATTATTCTGCAGCTCCTCCAGGCCGTCATCCCTTCTCTGGATGAATTGGCCAAGGAAGGGGCGGTGGGACGGAAGAAAATTACGCAGTACACCCGGTACGGGACGATTATCCTCAGTCTGGTACAGGGGGCGGGAATTGCCATCGGCCTGCAGGGAACGACCAGCCCCAGCGGCGCACCCCTTGTTCCTCATCCCGGTTCGACGTTTCTTATTTTTACGGTTATCACGCTCGTGGCGGGGACCTCGTTTATCATGTGGTTGGGGGAACAGATTACGGAGCGGGGGATCGGCAACGGGATTTCGCTGATCATCTTTGCCGGGATTGTGGCGGCCATGCCCTCGGCGGTGGCGCTGACGGTGAACATGGTCCGGGGCGGGATCATGCAGCCTTATGTCGTGATGGTGATCCTGGTGGTTGCCGTGAGTGTGATTGGTGCGATTATCTTTATGGAAAACGGTTTCCGGAAGGTCCCGGTCCAGTATGCAAAAAGGATGGTAGGGCGAAAGGCGTATGGGGGCAGTTCCACCCATATTCCCCTGAAGATCAATACCGCCGGGGTGATTCCACCGATTTTCGCCTCTTCGATCATCCTCTTTCCTGCGACGATCGCCCGGATGGTTGATTATCCTTGGGCCCAGGCCGTAGCGGCGAGCATGCGTCCCGGATCGATTTTCTATAATATTATCTATGTCGGGTTTATCATCTTTTTCTGTTTTTTTTATACGGCGATTATGTTCAATCCCGTGGATGTTGCGGACAACATGAAAAAACAGGGGGGGTTCATCCCGGGAATCCGGCCCGGGAAGAATACTTCCGATTATCTGGACCGCGTTCTTTCCCGGGTCACCTTTATCGGAGCGATCTACCTGTCGGCGGTTTGTGTACTGCCGATGTTTCTGATCCAAAAATTGAATATCCCCTTTTACTTTGGTGGAACCTCTCTCCTCATCGTCGTGGGGGTGGCCCTCGATACGCTTCGCCAGGTAGAGTCACATTTGTTGCAACGTCACTATGACGGGTTCTTAAAGACGGGGCGTCTGCGGGATCGAAGGGGACATTAA
- the rpmD gene encoding 50S ribosomal protein L30 translates to MEQLKITLKRSGIGRPKKHKAVIRGLGLKRTNQSVILKDTPETWGMINKIPHIVDVEPVSE, encoded by the coding sequence ATGGAACAGCTGAAAATTACATTAAAAAGAAGTGGGATCGGAAGACCCAAAAAACATAAGGCGGTGATCCGGGGATTGGGGTTGAAACGGACAAATCAGTCTGTGATCCTGAAGGATACCCCTGAAACCTGGGGGATGATCAACAAGATCCCGCATATTGTGGACGTTGAGCCGGTTTCCGAATAA
- the rpmJ gene encoding 50S ribosomal protein L36, producing the protein MKVRASVKKICEKCKIIKRKGVVRVICVNPRHKQRQG; encoded by the coding sequence ATGAAGGTCCGAGCATCGGTAAAGAAAATTTGTGAGAAATGCAAGATCATTAAACGAAAAGGCGTGGTTCGCGTTATTTGTGTCAATCCCAGACACAAGCAGCGACAAGGATAA
- the rpsH gene encoding 30S ribosomal protein S8 yields the protein MSMTDPIADLLTRIRNAVQARHETVDVPASNIKISITRILKDEGYIKNYKVLKNNRQGLIRISLGKQEGKEGAIHGLKRLSKPGLRVYVGAEEIPKILNGLGVAILSTPKGVLTDRQSRKEHVGGEVLCAVW from the coding sequence ATGTCCATGACCGACCCGATCGCAGACCTTCTGACGCGCATCCGTAATGCCGTTCAGGCGCGCCATGAAACTGTCGACGTCCCCGCGTCCAATATCAAGATCTCGATTACCAGGATCCTGAAAGACGAAGGGTATATCAAGAATTACAAGGTTCTAAAGAATAACCGGCAGGGGTTGATTCGTATTTCGCTCGGGAAGCAGGAAGGCAAGGAAGGTGCGATTCACGGCCTGAAACGCCTCAGTAAACCGGGGTTGCGTGTCTATGTCGGGGCGGAGGAAATTCCCAAGATCCTCAACGGTCTGGGGGTTGCCATTTTGTCAACGCCCAAGGGGGTCCTGACGGACCGGCAATCCAGAAAGGAACATGTGGGCGGGGAAGTTCTCTGTGCGGTCTGGTAA
- the rplP gene encoding 50S ribosomal protein L16: MLMPKKEKFRKRQKGRNRGNAKGGTRIDFGEFGLQALEPGWVSSKQIEAARIAMTRHVKRGGKIWIRIFPDKPITKKPAETRMGKGKGGPEYHVVVIKPGRILYEMEGVTGEVAKTALLLAARKLPIKTRVISKHGGAL, translated from the coding sequence ATGTTGATGCCCAAAAAAGAAAAATTCCGGAAACGGCAGAAAGGGAGAAACCGCGGAAATGCCAAAGGGGGGACCCGGATCGACTTTGGAGAGTTCGGGTTGCAGGCACTGGAGCCGGGTTGGGTCAGCAGTAAACAAATCGAGGCTGCCCGAATTGCGATGACCCGTCATGTGAAACGCGGCGGTAAGATCTGGATCCGCATCTTTCCCGATAAGCCGATTACCAAGAAGCCGGCGGAAACCCGGATGGGGAAGGGAAAAGGGGGGCCGGAGTATCATGTGGTCGTGATCAAACCGGGCCGGATCTTGTACGAGATGGAAGGCGTGACCGGGGAGGTCGCAAAGACGGCTCTGTTGCTTGCTGCTCGGAAGCTGCCGATCAAGACCCGTGTGATTTCCAAGCATGGAGGCGCTCTATAG
- the rpsM gene encoding 30S ribosomal protein S13 has translation MARIAGVDVPDRKNVEIALTYIYGIGRPLAREILEKAGVDGTVRVKDLSSEEIGKIRDVIVADCRVEGDLRKEVSMSIKRLMDLGVYRGLRHRRGLPVRGQRTHTNARTRKGPRRAIKGKKTSKAKK, from the coding sequence TTGGCAAGAATAGCAGGAGTAGACGTTCCGGATCGTAAGAATGTAGAGATCGCATTGACCTATATCTACGGCATTGGCCGACCCCTCGCACGGGAGATTCTTGAAAAGGCCGGTGTGGACGGGACGGTGCGTGTGAAAGATTTAAGCAGTGAAGAGATCGGGAAAATCCGGGACGTGATCGTTGCGGATTGCCGCGTCGAAGGAGATCTCCGCAAGGAGGTTTCCATGAGTATCAAACGACTGATGGACCTTGGGGTCTACCGGGGGCTTCGCCATCGCCGCGGACTGCCGGTCCGGGGTCAGCGGACCCATACCAACGCACGGACGCGTAAGGGACCCCGGCGGGCGATCAAGGGCAAGAAAACATCCAAAGCGAAGAAGTAA
- a CDS encoding 50S ribosomal protein L18, whose protein sequence is MAVHTRRASRIAKHKRVRKKVNGTPERPRMSVFRSARHISVQVIDDVNQTTIASASTLHRNFREVKIEGGKREAAAWVGEEIARRMKEKGVETAVFDRGGFQFHGRIKSLAEAARKAGIKI, encoded by the coding sequence GTGGCAGTACACACCAGAAGGGCCTCAAGAATTGCAAAGCACAAGCGGGTAAGAAAAAAAGTGAACGGCACGCCTGAGCGGCCTCGTATGTCCGTATTCCGGAGTGCCAGGCATATCTCCGTGCAAGTGATTGATGATGTCAATCAGACGACCATTGCAAGCGCTTCTACGCTGCACAGGAATTTCCGTGAGGTGAAGATTGAAGGTGGCAAGCGGGAGGCCGCGGCATGGGTGGGGGAGGAGATCGCACGGCGGATGAAAGAAAAGGGCGTGGAGACGGCCGTGTTTGACCGCGGCGGGTTTCAGTTCCATGGACGTATCAAATCCCTCGCTGAAGCGGCGAGAAAGGCAGGGATTAAAATCTAA
- the rpsC gene encoding 30S ribosomal protein S3, with protein MGQKVHPIGFRLGYIKDWNSKWYAKKDYCTLFHEDLKLRKYIKEKLYHAGIGRVEIERAAKQVRVNIYTARPGIIIGKKGAEIDKLKNDLQGVISKNIYLNIREIRKAEMDAQLVSENVALQLERRVAFRRAMKRSVTNAMRFGAKGIKIQCSGRLAGAEMARREWYREGRVPLHTLRADIDYGFAEALTTYGLIGVKVWVFKEEILNPGKKDVPQGSRR; from the coding sequence TTGGGTCAGAAAGTTCATCCGATCGGGTTTCGTCTGGGATATATAAAAGACTGGAACTCGAAATGGTATGCCAAAAAAGATTACTGCACGCTTTTCCATGAGGACCTCAAGCTGCGGAAGTATATCAAGGAAAAATTATACCATGCAGGGATCGGTCGTGTGGAGATCGAACGTGCGGCGAAACAGGTTCGGGTGAATATCTACACGGCCCGCCCCGGGATTATTATCGGCAAGAAGGGGGCGGAGATCGACAAGCTCAAAAACGACCTTCAGGGAGTGATCAGCAAGAATATCTACCTGAATATTCGGGAGATCCGCAAGGCCGAGATGGATGCACAACTGGTCTCGGAAAATGTCGCCCTGCAGTTGGAGCGCCGGGTGGCCTTCCGGCGTGCGATGAAACGAAGCGTCACCAACGCGATGCGCTTCGGCGCCAAGGGGATCAAGATCCAGTGTTCCGGGCGGCTGGCCGGCGCCGAGATGGCGCGGCGGGAATGGTATCGGGAAGGCCGGGTTCCTCTCCATACGCTCCGCGCGGATATTGATTACGGTTTTGCCGAGGCACTGACGACCTACGGACTGATCGGGGTCAAGGTCTGGGTCTTTAAGGAAGAAATCTTGAATCCGGGAAAGAAAGACGTGCCGCAAGGGTCCCGACGCTGA
- the rpsE gene encoding 30S ribosomal protein S5 — MRKKDDQSGDLIDKIVHINRVSKVVKGGRRFSFSALVVVGDGKGSVGYGKGKANEVPEAIRKGIEIAKKKMSPISLQGKTIPHKVIGHYGAGRVMMKPASEGTGLIAGGGVRAVLEVAGVQDILTKCIGSSNPHNAIRATMDGLRQLRGSEEIAKLRGLTVEELSR, encoded by the coding sequence ATGAGAAAGAAGGATGATCAGTCCGGTGATCTGATTGACAAAATCGTGCACATTAACCGTGTTTCCAAGGTCGTCAAGGGCGGCCGACGGTTCAGCTTCAGCGCCCTTGTGGTCGTTGGAGACGGAAAAGGAAGTGTGGGGTACGGAAAAGGAAAAGCGAACGAGGTCCCCGAAGCGATCCGGAAGGGGATTGAGATTGCGAAGAAAAAAATGTCTCCGATTTCCCTGCAGGGAAAGACGATCCCCCACAAGGTGATCGGCCATTACGGCGCCGGACGGGTGATGATGAAACCGGCTTCCGAGGGGACGGGGTTGATCGCCGGCGGCGGCGTCCGGGCTGTTCTGGAAGTTGCCGGCGTGCAGGATATCCTGACGAAATGTATCGGATCGAGTAACCCTCACAATGCCATTCGTGCCACCATGGACGGGTTGCGTCAGTTGCGGGGGAGTGAAGAGATTGCGAAACTGAGAGGATTGACGGTCGAGGAGCTTTCACGCTGA
- the rplO gene encoding 50S ribosomal protein L15, whose protein sequence is MRLNDLRPPAGSKKKRKRVGRGDGSGHGGTSTRGHKGQNARSGGPKKAGFEGGQMPLQRRLPKRGFTNIFRKEYAILNLSQLDRLSDLTEVDPDLLLGLGVIKKMKAGLKILGEGEIRRAVKVKAHKFSKKAVEKIRAAGGEIETLSI, encoded by the coding sequence ATGCGATTAAATGATTTACGGCCCCCTGCGGGTTCAAAAAAGAAGAGGAAGCGGGTCGGACGGGGTGACGGCTCCGGCCATGGAGGGACCTCCACCCGGGGGCACAAGGGGCAGAACGCACGGTCCGGCGGCCCCAAGAAGGCCGGTTTTGAAGGTGGGCAGATGCCGTTGCAGCGCCGGTTGCCGAAGCGGGGGTTCACCAATATTTTTCGTAAGGAATATGCCATCCTGAATCTATCCCAGCTTGACCGTCTGTCCGATCTGACGGAAGTGGACCCCGATCTTCTGTTGGGATTGGGTGTGATCAAGAAGATGAAGGCGGGGCTCAAAATCCTGGGTGAGGGTGAAATCCGGCGGGCCGTTAAGGTGAAAGCACACAAATTCAGTAAGAAGGCGGTGGAGAAGATCCGGGCCGCCGGTGGTGAGATCGAAACATTGTCAATCTGA
- a CDS encoding type Z 30S ribosomal protein S14, whose translation MAKQSLINKANRKQKFQVREYNRCRICGRPRGYMRRFDICRICFRKLSLRGDIPGVVKSSW comes from the coding sequence TTGGCCAAACAGTCATTAATCAACAAGGCAAACAGAAAACAGAAATTCCAGGTGAGGGAATACAACCGTTGCCGGATCTGCGGACGTCCCCGCGGCTACATGCGGCGCTTCGATATCTGCCGGATCTGCTTCCGGAAACTCTCCTTGAGAGGTGATATCCCCGGTGTTGTAAAATCGAGCTGGTAG
- the rpmC gene encoding 50S ribosomal protein L29 yields MKASEIRDLSPEEMDAREQDLAEELLKLRFQKETGQISSPVHIREVRREIARIKTIRNEVRKG; encoded by the coding sequence ATGAAGGCGAGTGAGATTCGGGACTTGAGCCCGGAAGAGATGGATGCCAGGGAACAGGACCTGGCCGAGGAGCTTCTGAAACTCAGATTTCAGAAAGAGACAGGCCAGATCAGTAGCCCGGTCCATATCCGTGAGGTCCGAAGGGAGATTGCACGGATTAAAACGATACGGAATGAAGTACGTAAGGGATAA
- the rplF gene encoding 50S ribosomal protein L6, which yields MSRIGKMPVKLPQGVTAVLKGSVLEVKGPKGRLIREFRPEMTIEVAGDEIRVSRPSDLNRHRGFHGLTRNLIANMVRGVSEGFTRVLEINGVGYRAVVQGKSLELHLGYSQPVHFPLKDGVEAQVEKNTVTLKSINKELLGQVAADIRDLRPPEPYKGKGIKYAEEKILRKAGKTTK from the coding sequence ATGTCACGAATCGGGAAAATGCCGGTAAAGCTCCCCCAGGGAGTTACTGCCGTACTCAAAGGATCCGTTCTTGAGGTCAAGGGGCCGAAGGGGCGGCTGATACGGGAATTTCGGCCGGAGATGACGATTGAAGTCGCCGGCGATGAGATCCGGGTCAGTCGGCCTTCCGATCTTAATCGTCATCGCGGTTTTCATGGTCTGACCCGTAACCTGATCGCCAATATGGTTCGGGGCGTTTCGGAAGGGTTTACCCGGGTACTGGAGATCAACGGCGTGGGATACCGTGCCGTTGTGCAGGGCAAGTCGCTGGAGCTTCACCTCGGTTACTCTCAGCCGGTTCATTTCCCCCTGAAGGATGGAGTAGAGGCGCAGGTGGAAAAGAATACCGTGACGCTGAAAAGTATCAACAAGGAACTCTTGGGACAGGTCGCTGCCGATATACGGGACCTCCGGCCTCCGGAACCGTACAAGGGGAAGGGAATCAAGTACGCTGAGGAGAAGATTCTCCGTAAGGCCGGCAAGACGACCAAGTAG